One window of the Archangium primigenium genome contains the following:
- the cysS gene encoding cysteine--tRNA ligase — protein sequence MAAASIRLFNTMTMQKETLVPEVPGKLGVYVCGPTVYSYVHIGNARTFTSFDVVVRYLRSRGFEVRYVRNYTDVDDKIIKAAHETGEQPVALAARFVEAFREDARALHLLEPDVSPKVSDHIPEILRIIGTLVDKGVAYASQGDVYFSVSAYPDYAKLSKRNLEDLCMGERVHPGEQKREPADFALWKAAKPGEPSWDSPWGKGRPGWHIECSAMSERYLGETFDIHGGGLDLIFPHHENELAQSEAASGKTFARYWMHCGFLDLEGAKMSKSLGNVVRLREALEKVDAEALRFFFLSTHYRHPLTFSDKGLADAELRMEYFYETLRKVDERVGGKEFAPGPLHGEPGRFLREFEAQMDDDFNSAGALGALSGLFAAMNEWTDKPPVKDKALAGRTLQALRADVRNVSGVLGLFEDEPAGWLLRRRDRAVKERGLDVARVEGLMAARVEARKAKDFAEADRLRGELKALGVEIMDTAGGTVWKVA from the coding sequence GTGGCCGCGGCATCCATCCGCCTCTTCAACACGATGACGATGCAGAAGGAGACCCTGGTGCCCGAGGTCCCGGGCAAGCTGGGGGTCTACGTCTGTGGTCCCACCGTCTACAGCTACGTGCACATCGGCAACGCCCGGACGTTCACCTCCTTCGACGTGGTGGTGCGCTACCTGCGCTCCCGCGGCTTCGAGGTGCGCTACGTGCGCAACTACACCGACGTGGACGACAAGATCATCAAGGCCGCCCACGAGACGGGCGAGCAGCCGGTGGCCCTGGCCGCCCGCTTCGTCGAGGCCTTCCGCGAGGATGCCCGCGCGCTGCACCTGCTGGAGCCGGACGTGTCGCCCAAGGTGAGCGACCACATCCCGGAAATCCTGCGCATCATCGGCACCCTGGTGGACAAGGGCGTCGCCTACGCGTCCCAGGGCGACGTGTACTTCTCCGTGAGCGCCTACCCGGACTACGCCAAGCTTTCCAAGCGAAACCTGGAAGACCTGTGCATGGGCGAGCGCGTGCATCCCGGCGAGCAGAAGCGCGAGCCGGCCGACTTCGCCTTGTGGAAGGCGGCCAAGCCCGGGGAGCCGTCCTGGGACAGCCCCTGGGGCAAGGGCCGTCCGGGCTGGCACATCGAGTGCTCGGCCATGAGCGAGCGCTACCTGGGGGAGACCTTCGACATCCACGGCGGCGGGTTGGATCTCATCTTCCCCCACCACGAGAACGAGCTCGCCCAGAGCGAGGCGGCCAGCGGCAAGACGTTCGCGCGCTACTGGATGCACTGCGGCTTCCTCGACCTCGAGGGGGCGAAGATGTCCAAGTCCCTGGGCAACGTGGTGCGCCTGCGCGAAGCGCTGGAGAAGGTGGACGCCGAGGCCCTGCGCTTCTTCTTCCTGTCCACGCACTACCGCCACCCGCTGACCTTCTCCGACAAGGGCCTGGCGGACGCGGAGCTGCGCATGGAGTACTTCTACGAGACGCTGCGCAAGGTGGACGAGCGCGTGGGCGGCAAGGAGTTCGCCCCCGGCCCCCTGCACGGCGAGCCCGGCCGCTTCCTGCGCGAGTTCGAGGCGCAGATGGACGACGACTTCAACTCCGCCGGGGCGCTGGGCGCGCTCTCGGGCCTGTTCGCCGCCATGAACGAGTGGACGGACAAGCCGCCCGTCAAGGACAAGGCCCTGGCGGGCCGCACGCTCCAGGCCCTGCGCGCGGACGTGCGCAACGTGTCCGGGGTGCTGGGGCTCTTCGAGGACGAGCCCGCGGGCTGGCTCTTGCGCCGCCGCGACCGGGCCGTCAAGGAGCGCGGCCTGGACGTGGCGCGCGTGGAAGGGCTGATGGCCGCCCGCGTGGAGGCGCGCAAGGCCAAGGACTTCGCCGAGGCGGACAGGTTGCGCGGTGAACTCAAGGCCCTGGGCGTGGAGATCATGGACACCGCCGGAGGCACCGTCTGGAAGGTGGCGTGA
- a CDS encoding M4 family metallopeptidase, translating into MWLGVGIAACGSPVEMNGEAVREGQKDVDIQTALSRFDDARAVLGDSGVPYFVKGRLGRLPTSVGGALANGKEAEPALEGIAPIFRLEAENLRFQRAAVDAQGHQHLRYQQTLHGRRVVGGELVLHVDAHQDIYAANGSARLGAEPVALEARIDAGAARQQAARESKALQARAAEGGELVYVLLADAASPRLAYEVRVTGERDGAPSEDLVYVDAERGEVLLVNPRVHSALQRKVHTANNTTTTPGTLRRSEGQAPVGDNHLDTNYDRLGETYACYKTLFNRDSLDNAGAPLLSTVHYARNYVNAYWDGTQMVYGDGDNVNSIALGLDADVTTHELTHAVTQFESNLVYSGESGGLNESMSDIFAGVCESWSRNWSTDDDVFKVGEDIWTPGTPGDALRYMDDPAKDGISLDSYADYYTGVDVHYSSGISNLVFALLSKGGAHPRARTSNAVPAIGPEKAGRIFYKANTDFFTSTTTFDQARTYMLQAAASLYGEGSPEVTAVNEAWKAVGLPLAPPQTTPLSNAVPVSGLSGSAGNKKYYTLEVPAGHSRLNIAMSGGTGDADLFVKLGAAPNTSAYDCRPYKSGNSETCAFTNPQAGTWYVMINAYSAYTGVTLKATYSGGALDEPGGTPVSQTLTGTVLRNVSAHHGPFNVLPGSPFEVVMSGTSDPDLYVRFGEQPTTTAYHCRPFLSGATERCALPVPPGQDKAFIMVRGDTIPATYSLKLQYTQPVP; encoded by the coding sequence GTGTGGCTGGGCGTTGGCATCGCGGCGTGCGGCTCGCCGGTGGAGATGAACGGGGAAGCGGTCCGCGAGGGCCAGAAGGACGTGGACATCCAGACAGCGCTGTCGCGCTTCGACGATGCGCGGGCCGTCCTGGGTGACTCGGGGGTGCCCTACTTCGTGAAGGGCCGATTGGGACGACTCCCCACGTCCGTGGGGGGCGCGCTCGCGAACGGGAAGGAAGCCGAGCCCGCGCTGGAGGGCATCGCGCCCATCTTCCGGCTCGAGGCGGAGAACCTGCGGTTCCAGCGGGCCGCCGTGGATGCCCAGGGTCATCAACACCTGCGCTACCAGCAGACCCTGCACGGTCGGCGCGTGGTGGGCGGAGAGCTCGTCCTGCACGTGGATGCCCACCAGGACATCTACGCGGCCAATGGCTCGGCCCGGCTGGGCGCCGAGCCCGTGGCCCTGGAGGCCCGGATCGACGCGGGCGCGGCCCGGCAACAGGCCGCGCGCGAGTCCAAGGCGCTCCAGGCCCGCGCGGCGGAGGGCGGCGAGCTCGTGTACGTGCTGCTCGCGGACGCGGCCTCGCCCCGGCTGGCCTACGAGGTGCGCGTGACGGGCGAGCGGGACGGCGCCCCGTCCGAGGATCTCGTCTACGTGGACGCCGAGCGGGGCGAGGTGCTGCTCGTCAATCCCCGCGTCCACTCGGCGCTCCAGCGCAAGGTGCACACCGCGAACAACACCACCACCACGCCCGGAACGCTCCGGCGCTCCGAGGGCCAGGCGCCCGTGGGCGACAACCACCTCGACACGAACTACGACCGGTTGGGGGAGACGTACGCCTGCTACAAGACGCTGTTCAACCGGGACTCGCTCGACAACGCGGGCGCCCCGCTCTTGAGCACCGTCCACTACGCGCGCAACTACGTCAACGCCTACTGGGACGGCACCCAGATGGTGTACGGCGACGGCGACAACGTGAACTCCATCGCGCTCGGGCTGGACGCGGACGTGACGACGCACGAACTCACCCACGCCGTCACCCAGTTCGAGTCCAACCTCGTGTACTCGGGCGAGTCCGGCGGGCTCAACGAGTCCATGTCCGACATCTTCGCCGGCGTGTGCGAGAGCTGGTCGCGCAACTGGTCCACGGACGACGATGTCTTCAAGGTGGGCGAGGACATCTGGACGCCCGGCACGCCCGGGGACGCGCTGCGCTACATGGACGATCCGGCGAAGGATGGCATCTCGCTGGACAGCTACGCGGACTACTACACGGGCGTGGACGTGCACTACAGCTCGGGCATCAGCAACCTGGTGTTCGCGCTGCTGTCCAAGGGCGGCGCGCACCCGCGGGCCCGGACGAGCAACGCGGTGCCCGCGATCGGTCCGGAGAAGGCGGGCCGGATCTTCTACAAGGCCAACACGGACTTCTTCACGTCCACGACCACCTTCGATCAGGCGCGCACGTACATGCTGCAGGCCGCCGCCTCGCTGTATGGCGAGGGCTCGCCCGAAGTCACGGCCGTCAACGAAGCCTGGAAGGCGGTGGGCCTGCCGCTGGCGCCTCCGCAGACCACGCCCCTGAGCAACGCGGTGCCCGTCTCCGGCCTGTCGGGCAGCGCCGGCAACAAGAAGTACTACACGCTCGAGGTGCCCGCGGGGCACTCGCGGCTGAACATCGCCATGAGCGGGGGCACCGGAGACGCGGACCTGTTCGTCAAGCTGGGCGCCGCGCCGAACACCAGCGCCTATGACTGCCGTCCCTACAAGAGCGGCAACTCCGAGACGTGCGCGTTCACCAATCCGCAGGCGGGCACCTGGTACGTGATGATCAACGCGTACTCGGCCTATACGGGCGTCACCCTCAAGGCCACCTACAGCGGCGGCGCGTTGGATGAGCCCGGGGGCACGCCCGTGTCCCAGACCCTCACCGGCACCGTGCTGCGCAACGTGAGCGCCCACCACGGGCCCTTCAACGTGCTGCCCGGCAGCCCCTTCGAGGTGGTGATGTCGGGCACGTCGGATCCGGACCTCTACGTCCGCTTCGGCGAGCAGCCCACCACCACGGCCTACCACTGCCGACCCTTCCTGTCCGGCGCCACCGAGCGGTGCGCGCTGCCGGTGCCGCCGGGACAGGACAAGGCGTTCATCATGGTGCGCGGTGACACCATCCCCGCCACCTACTCGCTCAAGCTGCAATACACCCAGCCGGTGCCCTGA
- a CDS encoding DUF418 domain-containing protein encodes MSDPSLPVPAAERVTLLDAVRGFALCGVFVSNSVMWFSGRVLLPRERFKDLTAPPIESSVMALYDFFVNQKFVTLFAFLFGLGFSIQLTRAQARGVSLVPLYSRRLLVLLGMGLTHLFAIWVGDILATYAVVGFALLFFRHRSDRTVLLWVLALMVGVPLLVSALQYFGPRWLWGVQAALEAAQARTALDNAAKARFLEGLLADSPWTTQVANARHGVYMLPQVKRLMWMSLILGRFLLGLLAGRYLLLQEVERHRAWHRRLLVWGLVLGVPGNIVGLVIQRLRIMGVVDPAKSDWMFLVPTLQEVGHLGLAAAYLAAFALLFQRERWRAGMRLLAPVGRMALSLYLMQSLVSLWLYDGWGLGLVGQTPPSRSVAMALGIFALQIPLSHVWLSRFRFGPAEWVWRSLTYGRAQPMRLTLARPLDPGLLQNQKEGGAQEPSPRLRR; translated from the coding sequence ATGTCCGACCCCTCTCTTCCCGTGCCCGCCGCCGAGCGGGTGACGCTCCTGGACGCCGTGCGCGGCTTCGCCCTGTGTGGCGTCTTCGTCTCCAACAGCGTCATGTGGTTCAGCGGTCGGGTCCTCCTGCCCCGCGAGCGGTTCAAGGATCTGACGGCGCCTCCGATCGAGAGCAGCGTCATGGCGCTCTACGACTTCTTCGTGAACCAGAAGTTCGTCACCCTCTTCGCCTTCCTCTTCGGACTGGGCTTCTCCATCCAGCTCACGCGCGCCCAGGCACGAGGCGTCTCCCTGGTTCCGCTGTATTCGCGGCGGCTGCTGGTGTTGCTGGGAATGGGCCTGACGCACCTGTTCGCGATCTGGGTGGGCGACATCCTCGCCACCTACGCGGTGGTGGGCTTCGCGCTGCTGTTCTTCCGGCACCGGTCGGATCGCACGGTGCTTCTGTGGGTGCTCGCGCTGATGGTGGGGGTGCCCCTGCTCGTCTCCGCGCTCCAATACTTCGGCCCCCGGTGGCTCTGGGGCGTCCAGGCGGCGCTCGAGGCGGCGCAGGCGCGGACCGCGCTCGACAACGCGGCGAAGGCCCGGTTCCTCGAGGGGCTCCTGGCGGACAGTCCGTGGACGACCCAGGTGGCGAACGCACGCCATGGCGTCTACATGCTCCCGCAGGTCAAACGGCTCATGTGGATGAGTCTCATCCTGGGCCGATTCCTGCTGGGACTGCTCGCGGGCCGCTACCTGCTGCTCCAGGAGGTGGAGCGGCACCGGGCCTGGCATCGTCGGCTGCTCGTCTGGGGGTTGGTGCTCGGCGTGCCAGGCAACATCGTGGGCCTGGTGATCCAGCGGCTGCGCATCATGGGCGTGGTGGATCCCGCGAAGAGCGATTGGATGTTCCTCGTGCCCACCCTCCAGGAGGTGGGCCACCTGGGTCTGGCGGCCGCGTACCTGGCGGCCTTCGCCCTGCTCTTCCAGCGCGAGCGCTGGCGCGCGGGGATGCGACTGCTGGCGCCCGTCGGACGCATGGCGCTCTCGCTCTACCTGATGCAGAGCCTGGTGAGCCTGTGGCTCTATGACGGATGGGGGCTGGGCCTCGTGGGCCAGACGCCGCCCTCGCGCAGCGTGGCGATGGCCCTGGGCATCTTCGCGCTCCAGATTCCCTTGAGCCATGTCTGGCTGTCGCGCTTCCGCTTCGGTCCGGCCGAGTGGGTCTGGCGCTCGCTCACCTATGGTCGCGCGCAGCCGATGCGCCTCACGCTCGCCCGTCCGCTCGACCCGGGCCTCTTACAGAACCAGAAAGAAGGTGGCGCCCAGGAACCATCCCCGCGTCTCCGGCGGTGA
- a CDS encoding FG-GAP-like repeat-containing protein, whose product MKISRLSSVLVAGVCACGPHEGVPAEVRESGVGEAHAAASTGHRAFRVMTYNVRGPLDTGVRAWPNRKAAVIERILANTADIVGVQEAQAPAGGPSVPADLIAGLTGSDKPYAVYNPGGGSPKLIFYKKSRFALAPEVGQGNEALVNPYASSAECYSHAEGKKISWVGLRDLTSGKAYFVANTHFAYSAICSLGRLKEAEQMATFLATRPAGVPVVAMGDFNVDAQSKSTPGETTIEDLESGARLFRTARFDGTTGVDDATFNNAWNGSTSTNYARLDYILHTGGELTSSAPAIDRTQSGGNTPSDHYPVLATIRPAFFSAGSTLSPTPSGTSADTQLFFADVTGDGCADRISWNAAAGEGETWVAISRCDGGFAPAVKNEGAVSVVSTTRFYFADVTGDGCADKVLWRPTLGDGEVRIYPSRCDGTFGERVSVTQAASKSESTRYFFADVTGDGCADLIRWNPTERGGAFVTYVARRGTTPSFGAAVQSSDGPNTSEGTRVYFADVDGDTKEDRIVWNPDQDGGRTRVYRSTGAGAFPFAFAHDAGTSGVDTSRFYFADLDGDGKADKIFWRPTFRQGRMQIYPSAGTHFAGSPVMDNTGFSGSENTRFFFAPIDGTPGADKVYWNPGAYEGDTKVFRAQEP is encoded by the coding sequence ATGAAAATCTCACGGCTGTCGTCGGTGCTCGTGGCGGGGGTGTGTGCCTGCGGTCCTCATGAGGGAGTCCCCGCGGAGGTCCGGGAGTCGGGCGTGGGGGAGGCCCACGCCGCGGCGTCGACGGGGCACCGGGCCTTCCGGGTGATGACGTACAACGTGCGGGGGCCGCTCGACACGGGCGTGCGCGCCTGGCCCAACCGCAAGGCGGCGGTCATCGAGCGCATCCTCGCGAACACCGCGGACATCGTCGGCGTGCAGGAGGCCCAAGCCCCCGCGGGCGGCCCCAGCGTCCCGGCGGATCTCATCGCGGGGCTCACGGGGAGCGACAAGCCCTATGCCGTCTACAACCCGGGCGGCGGCAGCCCCAAGCTCATCTTCTACAAGAAGAGCCGCTTCGCGCTCGCGCCCGAGGTGGGCCAGGGCAACGAGGCGCTCGTCAACCCCTACGCCAGCAGCGCCGAGTGTTACAGCCACGCCGAGGGCAAGAAGATCTCCTGGGTGGGGCTGCGTGATCTGACATCCGGCAAGGCGTACTTCGTGGCGAACACGCACTTCGCCTATTCGGCCATCTGTTCCCTGGGCCGGCTGAAGGAAGCCGAGCAGATGGCCACGTTCCTCGCCACGCGGCCCGCGGGCGTACCCGTGGTGGCCATGGGCGACTTCAACGTCGATGCACAGAGCAAGTCGACGCCCGGGGAGACGACCATCGAGGACCTGGAGAGCGGCGCGCGGCTGTTCCGCACGGCCCGGTTCGACGGCACGACGGGCGTGGACGACGCCACCTTCAACAACGCCTGGAACGGCTCGACGTCCACGAACTACGCGCGGCTGGACTACATCCTCCACACCGGCGGAGAGCTCACCTCCTCGGCACCCGCCATCGACCGGACCCAGAGCGGTGGCAACACCCCCTCGGACCACTACCCGGTGCTCGCCACGATCCGGCCCGCCTTCTTCTCCGCCGGCTCCACCCTGTCCCCGACGCCCAGTGGCACCTCCGCGGACACGCAACTGTTCTTCGCGGACGTCACGGGGGATGGGTGCGCGGACCGCATCTCGTGGAACGCCGCCGCGGGTGAGGGCGAGACGTGGGTGGCCATCTCGCGGTGCGACGGGGGCTTCGCCCCGGCGGTGAAGAACGAGGGCGCGGTCAGCGTGGTGTCCACCACGCGCTTCTATTTCGCGGACGTCACCGGGGATGGCTGCGCCGACAAGGTGCTCTGGCGGCCCACCCTGGGCGATGGCGAGGTGCGCATCTACCCGTCCCGGTGTGATGGCACCTTCGGAGAGCGTGTGTCCGTCACCCAGGCCGCGAGCAAGAGCGAGTCCACGCGCTACTTCTTCGCGGACGTGACGGGGGATGGGTGCGCGGATCTGATCCGCTGGAATCCCACGGAGCGGGGGGGCGCGTTCGTCACCTACGTGGCCCGGCGTGGCACGACCCCGTCCTTCGGCGCGGCGGTGCAGAGCAGTGACGGCCCGAACACCAGCGAGGGCACGCGCGTGTACTTCGCGGACGTGGACGGCGACACGAAGGAGGACCGCATCGTGTGGAATCCCGACCAGGACGGAGGCCGCACGCGCGTCTACCGCTCCACCGGCGCCGGGGCCTTCCCCTTCGCCTTCGCGCACGACGCGGGAACCAGCGGGGTGGACACCTCGCGCTTCTACTTCGCGGACCTGGATGGAGACGGCAAGGCGGACAAGATCTTCTGGCGCCCCACCTTCCGGCAGGGGCGGATGCAGATCTACCCGAGCGCGGGCACCCACTTCGCGGGCAGCCCCGTCATGGACAACACGGGCTTCAGTGGCTCGGAGAATACCCGCTTCTTCTTCGCGCCCATCGACGGGACGCCCGGGGCGGACAAGGTGTACTGGAACCCCGGCGCCTACGAGGGCGACACCAAGGTGTTCCGCGCCCAGGAGCCGTGA
- a CDS encoding DUF1989 domain-containing protein: MIEIPPQTGVAFRLERGQRLRVQDPRGQQVSDLFCFSAADAGEWLSSGRSVDYADTLLLTTGHALYSNRSRVMLRIVEDEVGRHDFLMTPCSLAMFQIVARDEAWHPSCHENLAKNLAPFGISPDQISTTFNIFMNVVFEPSGRIHIEPPLSRAGQSILFEAEMDLLVGLTACSHEETNNGHCKPITYTIQDTR, encoded by the coding sequence GTGATCGAGATTCCCCCCCAGACCGGCGTGGCCTTCCGGCTGGAGCGCGGCCAGCGCCTGCGGGTGCAGGATCCGCGGGGTCAGCAGGTGTCGGACCTCTTCTGCTTCAGTGCCGCGGACGCGGGCGAGTGGCTGTCCTCGGGGCGCTCGGTCGATTACGCGGACACCCTGCTGCTGACGACCGGGCACGCGCTCTACTCCAATCGCAGCCGGGTGATGCTGCGCATCGTGGAGGACGAGGTGGGGCGCCATGACTTCCTCATGACGCCGTGCAGCCTCGCCATGTTCCAGATCGTGGCGCGCGACGAGGCGTGGCACCCGAGCTGTCACGAGAACCTGGCCAAGAACCTGGCGCCCTTCGGCATCTCGCCGGATCAGATCTCCACCACCTTCAACATCTTCATGAACGTGGTCTTCGAGCCCTCGGGGCGCATCCACATCGAGCCGCCCCTGTCCCGCGCCGGCCAGTCCATCCTCTTCGAGGCCGAGATGGATCTGCTCGTGGGGCTCACCGCCTGCTCCCACGAGGAGACGAACAACGGGCACTGCAAGCCCATCACCTACACGATTCAAGACACGCGCTGA